In the genome of Girardinichthys multiradiatus isolate DD_20200921_A chromosome 7, DD_fGirMul_XY1, whole genome shotgun sequence, one region contains:
- the LOC124871036 gene encoding interferon-induced protein 44-like isoform X1 yields MSKPTNWGFYVVRQHRGDREHFVQAAESPTLDEPWRELRWGEKQKTLQYAQKYMPEKDDIRYLRVLLYGPVGAGKSSFINSVSNVLRGRMTIPALASATTSDKSFTKKYETHKLIKGRGSSKTFYPVVFNDIMGLEDGDSRGVHADDIKLALRGNVKEGHKFNPVSPLTQDDPGYNPTPSADDRVHVLVCVMSANAPQIKSSVLEKMSKIRETASDLGIPQMAMMTHIDEACGETEMDLRNVYKSKHLRKKMKDFSAAVGIPMNCIFPVKNYSEEIDLNDDVDILILSALRKIIDFGDDFVEKI; encoded by the exons ATGTCTAAACCAACAAATTGGGGATTTTATG taGTTAGACAGCATAGGGGAGACAGGGAGCATTTTG TTCAGGCGGCTGAGTCTCCAA CTCTGGACGAACCGTGGAGGGAACTACGCTGGGG agaaaaacagaagactCTTCAATATGCGCAGAAATACATGCCTGAAAAAGATGATATCCGGTACCTACGAGTCCTTCTTTACGGACCCGTCGGAGCTGGGAAGTCCAGTTTTATCAATTCTGTCAGTAACGTCCTTCGAGGTCGGATGACGATTCCTGCTTTGGCCAGTGCGACCACCTCCGACAAAAGCTTCACCAAAAAG tATGAAACTCATAAATTAATTAAAGGACGAGGAAGCTCAAAGACTTTTTATCCTGTGGTCTTCAATGACATCATGGGTCTGGAAGATGGGGACAGCCGTGGAGTTCATGCTGATGACATCAAGCTGGCTTTGAGAGGAAATGTTAAGGAGGGCCACAAG TTCAACCCGGTTTCTCCACTAACTCAAGATGATCCAGGCTACAACCCGACCCCCTCTGCTGATGACAGAGTTCATGTGCTGGTCTGTGTGATGTCTGCCAACGCTCCACAGATTAAATCAtcagttctggagaagatgagtaagatcagagaaacagccagtGACCTGG GAATTCCTCAAATGGCCATGATGACGCACATCGATGAAGCCTGTGGCGAAACTGAGATGGACTTGAGGAATGTGTACAAGAGCAAGCACCTGAGAAAAAAG ATGAAAGACTTCAGTGCAGCAGTGGGAATCCCAATGAACTGCATCTTTCCTGTGAAGAACTACAGCGAAGAAATCGACCTGAACGATGATGTTGATATTCTGATCCTGAGCGCCCTGAGGAAAATTATCGATTTTGGAGACGATTTCGTCGAGAAGATTTAA
- the LOC124871036 gene encoding interferon-induced protein 44-like isoform X2: protein MSKPTNWGFYVQAAESPTLDEPWRELRWGEKQKTLQYAQKYMPEKDDIRYLRVLLYGPVGAGKSSFINSVSNVLRGRMTIPALASATTSDKSFTKKYETHKLIKGRGSSKTFYPVVFNDIMGLEDGDSRGVHADDIKLALRGNVKEGHKFNPVSPLTQDDPGYNPTPSADDRVHVLVCVMSANAPQIKSSVLEKMSKIRETASDLGIPQMAMMTHIDEACGETEMDLRNVYKSKHLRKKMKDFSAAVGIPMNCIFPVKNYSEEIDLNDDVDILILSALRKIIDFGDDFVEKI, encoded by the exons ATGTCTAAACCAACAAATTGGGGATTTTATG TTCAGGCGGCTGAGTCTCCAA CTCTGGACGAACCGTGGAGGGAACTACGCTGGGG agaaaaacagaagactCTTCAATATGCGCAGAAATACATGCCTGAAAAAGATGATATCCGGTACCTACGAGTCCTTCTTTACGGACCCGTCGGAGCTGGGAAGTCCAGTTTTATCAATTCTGTCAGTAACGTCCTTCGAGGTCGGATGACGATTCCTGCTTTGGCCAGTGCGACCACCTCCGACAAAAGCTTCACCAAAAAG tATGAAACTCATAAATTAATTAAAGGACGAGGAAGCTCAAAGACTTTTTATCCTGTGGTCTTCAATGACATCATGGGTCTGGAAGATGGGGACAGCCGTGGAGTTCATGCTGATGACATCAAGCTGGCTTTGAGAGGAAATGTTAAGGAGGGCCACAAG TTCAACCCGGTTTCTCCACTAACTCAAGATGATCCAGGCTACAACCCGACCCCCTCTGCTGATGACAGAGTTCATGTGCTGGTCTGTGTGATGTCTGCCAACGCTCCACAGATTAAATCAtcagttctggagaagatgagtaagatcagagaaacagccagtGACCTGG GAATTCCTCAAATGGCCATGATGACGCACATCGATGAAGCCTGTGGCGAAACTGAGATGGACTTGAGGAATGTGTACAAGAGCAAGCACCTGAGAAAAAAG ATGAAAGACTTCAGTGCAGCAGTGGGAATCCCAATGAACTGCATCTTTCCTGTGAAGAACTACAGCGAAGAAATCGACCTGAACGATGATGTTGATATTCTGATCCTGAGCGCCCTGAGGAAAATTATCGATTTTGGAGACGATTTCGTCGAGAAGATTTAA